In Longimicrobium sp., one DNA window encodes the following:
- a CDS encoding co-chaperone GroES family protein produces MSREVILIGDKVLIKPEEENQQTPSGLFLPQGVQQKEQVMQGTVVNTGPGYPLGEAAADGETWTGRTRTELRYVPLQAEKGDYAIFLKTPAVEVEIDGSKYQIVPHNAILLLIRDRIPLP; encoded by the coding sequence ATGAGCCGCGAAGTGATCCTGATCGGGGACAAGGTCCTCATCAAGCCCGAAGAAGAGAACCAGCAGACGCCGTCGGGGCTGTTTCTGCCGCAGGGGGTGCAGCAGAAGGAGCAGGTGATGCAGGGAACCGTGGTGAACACCGGCCCCGGCTACCCGCTGGGCGAGGCGGCGGCGGATGGAGAGACGTGGACGGGCCGCACCCGCACCGAGCTGCGCTACGTACCGCTGCAGGCGGAGAAGGGAGACTACGCCATCTTCCTGAAGACGCCCGCGGTGGAGGTGGAGATCGACGGGAGCAAGTACCAGATCGTCCCCCACAACGCCATCCTCCTCCTCATCCGCGACCGCATTCCGCTGCCCTGA
- the tnpA gene encoding IS200/IS605 family transposase, giving the protein MRGNYAKLYLHLVWATWDRLPLITPELRVPVYQALHEQASRTGCEVLAVGGIEDHVHVLVKIPTTISIAEIVKSMKGGSTHVVTHAVQRGSFFKWQGSYGAFTVSRTHVPMVRAYVLNQERHHRENRLSRTLERMSEH; this is encoded by the coding sequence GTGCGTGGAAATTACGCGAAGCTCTACCTGCACCTGGTGTGGGCGACGTGGGATCGGCTGCCGCTGATCACCCCTGAGTTGCGCGTGCCGGTCTACCAGGCCCTGCACGAGCAGGCGAGCCGGACAGGCTGCGAGGTGCTCGCCGTGGGAGGGATCGAGGACCACGTGCACGTCCTCGTGAAGATCCCGACGACGATCTCCATCGCCGAGATCGTGAAGAGCATGAAGGGCGGCTCCACACACGTGGTCACGCACGCGGTGCAGCGCGGCTCGTTCTTCAAGTGGCAGGGCAGCTACGGTGCCTTTACCGTCTCCCGCACGCACGTCCCCATGGTCCGCGCCTACGTCCTCAACCAGGAACGGCACCATCGCGAAAACCGCCTCAGCCGCACGCTCGAACGCATGTCCGAACACTGA